AAATCTATTCCCACAAAATAACTCATATCTGCTCCTCCTTTCTTACCGTTTTCACCGTTTATTTCACGATGCCCTTATGATACAATTTGGCATCGAATTGTGAAGGAGCCTTCTATATGATTATCACGTCTCACGTCCTTCCACATCCCTTATTCATCAGGTCGGCCCTGACGGAGATAAAGATAAAGTGAAAAGTGATGAGGTAACTATACATAATATATATTCATTCTTTATTCTCTATTTTATTTATCTTCTTGGTCAACATAGCTCGTATTTCCTCACAGATTGCCTCTCTCTGAGCAAAGGTATCTACCGATATATAGTTAAGTCTCTTTAATTTCTCATACCAATCTATACTTTCATTGGCAGATCCTCTGGATACATATAAATAATGCTCATACTCCTTACCTTTTCGCCTTCCATAACCTTCTGCTATATTTGCACTCACAGAAGAAACGCTCCTTAAGACTTGATTTGATATTATCCTGGCAACTTCGGTATTTGGAAACTTTTCAGCATCCTTAACAACATCCTCAAATAAACTCATTGCTTTTTGCCATACTACTAAATCTCTGAAATCATTCATATTGATCCCTTCCTTTCTCCTTATTTTATCTTTTCTTTTCACCTTCCTTTTCCCTTTCACTCTGCCCTTTCTCTTTCACTCCGCCTTAAGCGGGCCGTCTCAATCCCTTATTCATCAGGTCGGCCCTGACGGAGATAAAGATAAAGTGAAAAGTGAGAAAAAATCATTCAGCACGCACTACCATTTTTCATTCTTCCTATCTTTCACTCATCCCTTTATCTCTCACTCCAACGGGCCGTCTCAATCCCTTATTCATCAGGTCAATGATTCACACATGAGGATGGGAATGATGTCCCTCATTTATTTAATGTGTCTCAATCCCTTATTCATCAGGTCAATGATTCACACAGAAAGTCCAGGTATCATGGACACCGCCTACGAAGTCTCAATCCCTTATTCATCAGGTCAATGATTCACACAGAAAGTCCAGGTATCATGGACACCGCCTACGAAGTCTCAATCCCTTATTCATCAGGTCAATGATTCACACTCAGCAATTGAGGTCTTTGCGGCTTTATATCGCTCGCGTCTCAATCCCTTATTCATCAGGTCAATGATTCACACTTTATGATTTTTTCGTACTGTATCGGTTGCGCAATCGGTTGCGGTCTCAATCCCTTATTCATCAGGTCAATGATTCACACGCCAAGGCACTCCACTTCAGTTCGCGGTTGATACTGAAAAAGTCTCAATCCCTTATTCATCAGGTCAATGATTCACACGAAAGCGAATTGAGGGCACTCCAGGCAGACAGCGAGACGCGTCTCAATCCCTTATTCATCAGGTCAATGATTCACACGGGAGGGAGCAGCATTATCAAGGTGGCGGTCTAGTACGGGCGTCTCAATCCCTTATTCATCAGGTCAATGATTCACACGGTACCCCTTTCAACCATAATAAACACAAATACTTACAAGGCCATTTTCTGTAACCTCCTTTTTTGAGCACCATCTTTTTCTATCACCTCCTTTAAATTTGGACAAAAATTTATTATAATTATCCACAAACACATTATTTACAGTTTTTTCTGTAACCACCCCCTCTTTTTGCAACGTTTTCGAGTTTCGTTAACCCATTGCAGTACCTTACACGATGTAGACATCCTCCACTCTGGTTACTTTCCCCTGCCCGATAACGTGAATAACCCTTTCACAATTTGCACAGATGGTATATATTCTCACACTGTCGTCCTCCTGCAAGACAATTTTCTTAATTCTGGTCACCATTTTGTTCAGGAGACTGCTATCCAATATACATTCAAAGACGCTATATTGCACCCTGTCTCCAAAATCCTTAAGCACCTTTGCCAGTTTCGTTCTCCTTCCGGTGTCAGGTATGTCATAAGAGACGAGATACAGCATATCATACCTCCTGCAGAAAAGGGATATATCGTTCATTATTCTGAATACTGGCAGCCAGTTTTTCCGCCTGAAAACGAAAACACTTTCGAAACGTGGTATTTTCTTTGGTTTCTTGTCGAATAAACTCGCGATTGAGCATGCCCTCGTATTCCACAAAATAACGCTTCAATGCCTCACGCCTGAGATATACTCCTTCATTGGGGTTTGAGTAAAAGTCCTCCTGTCCGAAAACCCTGTTGTTTACGAGATTGAGCGTAAGCCGGTCGGCTACTGGGGCTCGAAATTCCTCCATGAGGTCAGAAGCGAGGGATGCCCGCCCATAGTCAATACTATGATAGTAAGCAAGGTATGGATCAAAACCCAGTCCATCGAGGAGCGATGATAGTTCACTAAAAATCATAGTATAGCTCAGGGAAAGGAGGGCATTGACGGGATCGGTGGACGGATGCTTCTTTCTTCCCGGAAAACTGAATTCACCCAGGATCATTCTGCCAAAGGCATCAAAATAAACCTTCGCCGCATTCCCTTCCATGCCAAACAACTGATTGATATAGGTAGCCGATTCCACATCTTCAAGCTTTGTTTCAAGAGCGGCAATCTCCGTTTCAAGGTGAAGCTTAGGATGATTATACGAAAACAGGCGGACAACATTATAGCAATTCATGATCTTCCCAGCCACAATTGCCTTTGAGAGCATGAGCCTGAAGTCATTATCCCAATATTTCTTGAACTGTTGGAGACGCAGGGTAATGTTTTTGGGTGTAGGAGAGGTTATCTGGCCTATGAGTTTGCCCGTTCGTGTGAGAATGGCCATCTCTATGCCATGTTCAAAGAGTTCATGCACGGCCTGAGTGGTAAACTGGACGTTCCCGAAGATAAGCACGGCATCTATTTTGTGACACTGCACTTCAAGAAGAATGTTATCATCCTTCTGGACAATAAGCCGGTCACCGCTCTTGCGTAAAACAGAGTTCTGTTCGGTCAGATAAAGGTTAGCCACAATCAAAACCTTTCTTTGGAGTAGTGCAGTACTTCTTTCCTCTGATCTTATCCTTGCCTACATCTTTCATCTTTACATTTGCTAAAAACGCAAATGAATGAACATTGCCCCTCCTTGCGAAAGAGGAAATCGGAAGCAAATTATTTCTTTACCTCCCCTTTGTCCCCTCCTTGCAAAGGAGGGGATTGAGGGGTGGTTTTTGTAATAATATCGTGTAAGACACCTTTTATATTTTTGACTATGTCATTATTTGTATATCGTAACACCTTAATTCCCAGAGCCTCTATCTCTTTTTGTCTTTGCCCATCAGAAACAATCCGAGGTTCATAGTAATGAACCCCACCATCAACTTCGATTGCCAATCTGCGTTCCGGGCAATAAAAATCGACCGTATAATTATTAATCCCATATTGCCTTCTGAATTTTAAACCGTTAATTTGTTTGCCTTTTAATTTTGACCAAAGTAATATTTCCGCTTTTGTCATCTTCTTTCGTAAATACTGCCTTTTCTTTGTATGTTCTTTTTTGTTAAACATTTCTGTCATATTTAACAACCTCCCCTTTGTCCCCTCCTTGCGAAGGAGGGGATTGAGGGGTGGTAAAATTAATTTTTATGCCTTCACCCTCCTTCGTATGGAGGGGAACTTTTACAGCCTCATATAAAAATGTGAGTATGCATAACCATTTGAGGGTTAGGATGAGGATGGGCTATTACTTCGCTTCTTGAAATAATCATCTAAGTTTAATGGACCAGGATAAAACAGGACTTTTTTCTCCTTCTTTGGGCGATCAAAAGGTACCATAATCATGCTTCGCACGAAGGTAACGCCGAGGAATTTGAATCCGTCTTCAAAGTTAAGTATTTGTTCTTCATCCAGCTTTAAAAGAAGTTTTCCAAGGGCCTGTTTTGATAATTGAAGTGCATTCTTTGCCTCTTCTGGTTTTTTGCAAAGAATGACAAAGTCATCAGAATACCTGATTAATCTATATCCTTTCTTTAACAATGCCTCATCCAATTCGTCCAGAAACAAGTTGGCCAGGATGGGAGAAATGGGTGAACCCTGCGGAATACCTTTTTCTAATACAGTTAATGATTCACCATCCCAGATTTCGGCCTTCAGCCAGAGTTCTATAAGTTTTTGGATATAGGGAATAGAGACATATTTTTTGAATTTTGCCAGCAGAAGGTCATGATCCACGCTGTCAAAAAAGGCGTCTATGTCGGCATCCACTATCCAATGATAACCATGATCATAATATTCCTTAATCCTATAAACAGCCTGTTTCACTGAACGACCTTTCCGATAAGCAAAACTGCAATCCTCGAATTCCCGTTCAAGAATAGGCTCAATGGCTTGTAAAACGGCTGCCTGGACAACCCTGTCTCTCACCGTCGGAATGCACAGTGCCCTAGCCTCACCATTCCCCTTGTCAACCAGGATCTTCAGCAGCGGGAGGGGTGAGTACGTTTGCTCAGCCAGTTCCCTTTGCATGATTCTGAGGTTTATATCCAGATTGCCCTCATATTGTTCAATAGTAACTCCATCCACCCCCGCACAACCGTGATTCTCCTTAACAGCCTGAAAGGCGGAATACCGGGATGTAAGGTTAATAGCGAAGTTGTTCATGCTCAAAATGGATTGTGGTCAAATATCAACACGTCTCCGGTTACAGGAGACCGATATGTCAGTTTCTTCGCCTTGCCATGTAGCGCATGGGCAACAGCCAGATAAAGCCACACAGGGGCTTTGCCCGTTAAAACTATTTCATTGCCTTCGCCAGCCAGGTCAACGACTTTTTTAATATAATTTGACAAGTTTGAAAGCTTGGCGGTTTCAGAGAAAAATGTGCTCAAGTCTATTTCTTTAACCATCGATATTGAATCAACCAACCTTTGCTATATGTATCTTTGAGTAAAGCTCTAACAAATATTCACCCATTTTATCTAATATGATTCCTGGTTTTATAGCAAGCGGAATAACGTTGTATTTTCCACTTTGCTGTTCTACATATTGAATATCTATAGAGGAATCTAGTGCACCGAAAATCAATCCAATAGTAATTGATTTGGTTCCACCTGAAATGTCCACAATAATATCGGTGCTTTTTAAGCTTATATGGTTCAGATTTTCTTTTGAATAAATTTTAGAGAGTAAAGATTTTACTTGTTCAATCAATTCAAGTTCGCCACTTTCAGTTAAGTGGCAAATATTCTTGTGTCCATCTCGATCATAAATCTTTGCATTAGGCATGAATTTATTGAGAAATTCTTTAATACATTCCCTGTAAGGCATACTATCTTTAGTTGCTAATGGCCATACATATTGAAGAACATCTTTATGGTGATATAATCCCTTAAACAGTTGGCCAATACTCTGTTCTTTATATAGCAGGCTTATATCAGGTTGTTTTGTGGCTAAAATTATTTTATTTATTTCTTCAGGTGGTTTCTGTGGTTTACTCAAGGACAAAACCATTCCCCTATGTTGATTCACAACCTGCGAAGTAGTCTCGTCCATAGAACGCTGATTTAAAATTGGTTTGAATTTTAGATATATATAACTTATCCATGCACAAAAAGAAAAAAACGGAAACAGATTAATGAATATGTTCAACCAATTGAGGACAAGAGGTCTTTCCGCAAAAACAGTCAATAGCAGTTTCCAAAATTCGTATAGA
This region of Candidatus Brocadia sp. genomic DNA includes:
- the cas1 gene encoding CRISPR-associated endonuclease Cas1; protein product: MRSEERSTALLQRKVLIVANLYLTEQNSVLRKSGDRLIVQKDDNILLEVQCHKIDAVLIFGNVQFTTQAVHELFEHGIEMAILTRTGKLIGQITSPTPKNITLRLQQFKKYWDNDFRLMLSKAIVAGKIMNCYNVVRLFSYNHPKLHLETEIAALETKLEDVESATYINQLFGMEGNAAKVYFDAFGRMILGEFSFPGRKKHPSTDPVNALLSLSYTMIFSELSSLLDGLGFDPYLAYYHSIDYGRASLASDLMEEFRAPVADRLTLNLVNNRVFGQEDFYSNPNEGVYLRREALKRYFVEYEGMLNREFIRQETKENTTFRKCFRFQAEKLAASIQNNERYIPFLQEV
- the cas2 gene encoding CRISPR-associated endonuclease Cas2 → MLYLVSYDIPDTGRRTKLAKVLKDFGDRVQYSVFECILDSSLLNKMVTRIKKIVLQEDDSVRIYTICANCERVIHVIGQGKVTRVEDVYIV
- a CDS encoding four helix bundle protein produces the protein MKRKDKIRRKEGINMNDFRDLVVWQKAMSLFEDVVKDAEKFPNTEVARIISNQVLRSVSSVSANIAEGYGRRKGKEYEHYLYVSRGSANESIDWYEKLKRLNYISVDTFAQREAICEEIRAMLTKKINKIENKE
- a CDS encoding RNA-directed DNA polymerase — encoded protein: MNNFAINLTSRYSAFQAVKENHGCAGVDGVTIEQYEGNLDINLRIMQRELAEQTYSPLPLLKILVDKGNGEARALCIPTVRDRVVQAAVLQAIEPILEREFEDCSFAYRKGRSVKQAVYRIKEYYDHGYHWIVDADIDAFFDSVDHDLLLAKFKKYVSIPYIQKLIELWLKAEIWDGESLTVLEKGIPQGSPISPILANLFLDELDEALLKKGYRLIRYSDDFVILCKKPEEAKNALQLSKQALGKLLLKLDEEQILNFEDGFKFLGVTFVRSMIMVPFDRPKKEKKVLFYPGPLNLDDYFKKRSNSPSSS
- a CDS encoding endonuclease domain-containing protein, encoding MTEMFNKKEHTKKRQYLRKKMTKAEILLWSKLKGKQINGLKFRRQYGINNYTVDFYCPERRLAIEVDGGVHYYEPRIVSDGQRQKEIEALGIKVLRYTNNDIVKNIKGVLHDIITKTTPQSPPLQGGDKGEVKK